The window AATTCTCTGACTTAAGTATGTCTTTTGTTTGGTAGACAAACATAATGGTCCAAGAACGGCAAGTGATCTGAAGCTCATCAATGCAGGTAAGATATTGGAAAACAACAGGACCCTAGCACAGTGTAGAGTACCAGTCCGAGAAATTTCAGGCGGAGTCACCACTATGCATGTTGTTGTGCGCCCTCCATTGTCAGACAAGAATGGTGGTACGTCACAGAGCACATTATCTTTCATTGTTACTACATATATCACTTAAGCTGTGTTTGGAACTTACCATTTGAATCAAATCCACCTTAGTAGCCTATCAGGTCATTGTTAGCTGGATCATAGCCATAAGATCtcattaggggtgtaaatgaatactTTATCGACCTAGCTTTCTCCGGGTCCACTGTCTTAAACCTGATTGATGGTTGAGTTAGTTTTCTGCCCCCTTTCGGTTACTGAAGTAACATATTCATGAATATATCCCAGAAACCATTGGGCCTAAAGAATTCTATTAATTGAAtagttctctttttcttttatgtatTATAAATTTCATGTCCACTCTTAACAGCCAAGTATGGTGTAACACTCATAGGCTATTTGGTGTGGCTTAGGAAGCTATCACGCCAGGACCAATTCTGGTAGAGAATATTGTCCggaactaaaataaaatacctGCAATGGTGATGAAAAGGAatgatggagatgatgaggatgatgatatactggcataattatatcattttGCATTGATATAGCTTCTATGTTGTATATAAACATAAGGGGAAATGTTTTCTGTCCGGAAGCAGGCCTACGCCAACggtcccatgtgtctatctctcttctcgcCCCTATAATGACATATCTGCCCCCAACTgggtgaggagagagatagacatagggagTGGTGGCGTAGGCAACACTCTCAGATAGAGAACACTTTCCTTAGACATAATTGTATAAAATTATCATcgctatattacatatagtcatATGATATGCGTCCTGAGTTTGACTCCCCTTACCCCCCTTGGGGCCAGCCCCATGGCTTCTATGGTTCTCATAGGATCTGGTGCTGACCCGGTGCATGTGTGTAGAAGCGTATGTGTATGCCCGGGGGACTAGTCGGACCGAAGGTCCGGACACCCTCGTTAGGGGgggggatatatatatatatatattacatatagtcatATATGGCATGCCCTAGGGCACCTAGGTGGGCGCCTTGTCATCTACCtgccctccaatgccttgggtcgtcAGTCGTTGTGACAACTCTGGGTCAAACTGTTTGCTTATAGCAAAATGAATTTGTGTCTCCTTCAATGAAACTTGGTGTGTCTAAAGGTTATGATAGCTTTTTTCAAGATTGATCAACTATTTCGAAGATATACCTGACATCTGTTACCAAAGACCTTTggtgctccattgtgaccaagaggtcacaggttcgagtctggaaacagcctctctgcgaaagcagggtaaggtgtgtacattatgaccctccccagaccccgcagtggcgggagcctcgtgcactgggtacatccttttttttttatggtctCTCCACTTGGGCTTTTGGGTCCTCCTTACTTTTTATATGAACGTTGgtcaatggtttttttttttttttcagtagaTGAAGAGAGGTCTTGAACCAAGACTAGTTGATGCACAGAAGACCCTAAGGACTTATGTctgaaggaagaggaagaaaaggaatCCATCTCCTACCTAGCTCGGCTAGGTTCTGTCCAGGCCAAATTGTGGGCCTATTTCAGACTACCTGGGGCTTAATTAGAATATTAATTAGTTGTTgtttatttcctagttttaaGTATATTTTTAAGCTATGTTTTAATCATAGTTGGGTTAGGAAGTTTGGTTAGGATTTGAAATTCCTATTCAGAATACTCTTCGTactgttttgtttctatttcaacAATGTAAGAGCCAAGGCTCAGACCAATGATTGAtgaatttaaaatttgtttgcTTTGCAACATAACTGAGGGATTCAAAGGTGAGAAACCATTACAGACAGAGAGGGATTCTGGTCTGGATCATAGGGTGAGAAACCTGgtttattcttcttatttcatACTCTGTTAATAGTTCAGGTACTGATTCGATTATCACTTCTGTTCTTCAAATTTTAATCTCTGTTTTGATTCATTCTTACTTTCAGATCTGTGATTTTGGTTGGTCATAAGAAACCTAACTTAATCTCTTTAAATAGCTTTATTGTGACCTGTGGATCCCCTGTTTCTGTTCCTATCAGCCTATAAAGATTTGTAACTTCTAGTTAATCTGTTAATCAGACCTGGCCCTACTTTTGGGGATTTAAAGGAGGTCCCAGAACTTGAACTCGACCTGGGTATTGGGTTGTTCTGAGCCCTGGTTCTGAGCCTGAGGTTACTTAAAATTCACCATATGCTGCTGTTTCTCATGTTTCAGATTTAGAGTTGTCTAAATTAATTCTAATCCAGCCATTAGATTGCTATCATTTTGGGATTTGAATTAATCTAGTGGGATTGATGTCTCATCCAAGTTGCTCAAACCATTGGTTGGATTgagtttaatttcagtttttccATCTCAGTGTGCTCTGCCCGTGAGATCGCGGTTTTTCAAATTACTCCCAAACCACTCATCGGATCATTCCCATTTTTTGAgttcttactcttcttattaaCTACTGTTTCCTAGAGTTTCGTGTTATTCTGAGGAGTTTGAGTTTTCAGTCATTTTTTGGGTTATCTTTCCGAGTTGGGTTGTCTTGGAATCTTGTCCGGGAGGCTGTTCTTTCAACCCTCCACCACTAGTTTACAAGGATATTCTACCCCTCCGCCCACCTCTTAAAGCAAGGGGCACCACATGTGATCCAGAGAAACGTCTACATTGTATCCTTTATGATTGTTCCGTACAAAAAATACTCCCTTCACCACTGCCCATCAAGTAGACCCTGTACAATAGCTACATATGTGATGTTGCCGTCCACATCACTGTATTCCACCATATATGGCTGCTCTGGCATGTCTGCCACTGAATATGAAATGACACAAAATAACTTTAATCTTTTTGAGATACAAGGGGGAGCAATGGTTCTGTTTTGTATTGCACTGAACTATTTCAATCTGAAGATCTTAATTAATGTAGGTGAAGAGTGACGTTTGAGCACATGAACATCTTTTTAGCCTCCACAAAGCTGCCACATATAATGTTGTAAGATTCCCAACGCATGAGAATCCTTTCATTGTATGAACCATTTAGGAAACCCTTCAATATCCAAACCGAGTAGGCAATGCATCTGCTTTCTTTCTTAGTATTTGAACACAAAATGCTCAGAGATGATGAATGCTAGACACAAAATGCTAGTTCTTGCCCAAAATCTGTCTAATACTAACATGATGTCTTATTTGGTACAGAAAAACAACTGGCTGATTCCCCAGAGAACAGATGTCTGTGCTCAATCTTGTGATTCCAGATGGCAAGACTGACGGTTCATCTTAGTTGGTTGTCGTTGCTTTCCCATGTTGTCTTGAGTATACGGGCTGCTGGGAGGCTGATTGGATTATATGCACTTAAGTCTGAAGAGGCTGCCGAAGAAGTTTGAAGCTTGGGATGCCTCATTTGTTGTATTGCATGATCTCTGTCTTGAATTTGTTGTTTCTTGTAGTGAAAATTCCCTGTTGCCCTTCAACATTGGAGGGAAAAGATTactgaaagaaaaatattttttttggaggggggggggggcggaggGAGAGAAGGGTGGGAGAAGGGGAATTGAAAGGTCAAGGTTCATACAAGGGATCTCCCTCGGTGGAAAATATAgaacaaaacaaagaatagTGGTCTGATTTGTGTGGAGGTTTGTAATTGTTCAGTATCTTTCTAAATGACTGATGAATAATTCATTTTCATACCTTTTTGAACAGTTTTAGATGgtcattatttttgtttcttttttactCAAGCTTACATTGatgtttcttctctctctctctctctctttttgctcaccctttttttttaatgaaaactgCAATTCCTCCTTGGTCCTTCCGTAGACCTTGACACCTTCATATGAGAAGTGTTGATAGCTAGTTTCCAGGAGTTACAAACAAAAGACCTGCTCActttttttagaatcattaaCAAGAACTTCAACAACTTTGAAGGAGGTATATGGCTCCCTAAGGAGGGTGGAGGAGGTAATATGGCTGATCTTTGAAGCTGGTTTTGAGGATTGCTGGTAAGGAAGACAATTCGTGGGTTCATTAAGCTATGAAGTTCCCACGGCCAAGAGGTTGATGCATCCATGCGACTTAACTGATTTGACACACAGCAACAGGCATTGTTTGTATCTAATTGCCTGATCTTGAAAATATTCAGAGATGATCATCAAATGAGTTTACAGAGATCCTTATTCCAAGAATTTTGGAGGCCACCTCAGAGGAAATAACGAAATCAAGAGGATGCTATTCCTGTTCTTGGTATTATCTGTCAGTTCATTCACTCACTCACTCTTGGGTATTCCATCCTTCCTAGGAATATGATCTGGAATTTGAAAACCAGAGATCCCTGGTATCCAGGAATCCTCCCAGATAGAAATTTGTTAACCATTACCCAGCTTTAAAATTCCCTTATAGAAGAGTTTTGTTTACTTTGATTTAGTTTTCCagaaatggtcattttcaatgaATTTGGATTTAAGAACATTGACCAGTCTCCAACAGACATTTATTAGGATTAGAACTTTGTTGTTATGAGAACTGCTTCTGAATCCTAGCtctactttatttttgttttaaagaaTTTGTTccataaaatgaaaattttttcttctgTGAATTGTCATGTCCCCACCAAAAACTAACGTCTATGTTTCTTTGTGTTCCGGTATTTTCAATtcttaccaatttttttttttaacaaaaaataggtattttcaatttgattttcttaattttttttatctaaaaaaGGAAAGTGTGTCGCTCCGTTACCTCTGTCCATATATATACTTGTAGCTGATAACCTTTTAATTCAAGTGATAAGACAAGTACCCCACTGATCATCAATTACTGATGCTGATCGGTTTGTAAGAGACTTGGTAGGGGTTGATAACTTGGAGCCCGCTTTTGAAGGCTAGTTCTGTAAAGGTTTGCATCAGTGGTGTTAAAGCACCTGATTCTCGGTCCATACCCTTGCCACGGAAGGGGTGACCTGGTGCTAGAGTGAAGATACTAAGAAAGGGCTACTTGATGCAATGCAAAAACCCTAAAGGCAAAGTGGAGTTGCCTGGAAAGAACTACCTAATTCTGAGTGAGTCATCGTGGACATCGATGTGAAGTGTGCTGGTCTGTCACAATCTCATATCAATAAGATGGGAGGGGGGCAGGGGGTTGATCCCAAATTGGTCCCATAAGAGACTTGGTGGGGTTGATGATGCTCAGACTTCCTCACCTTATGAGCCGACTTCTCATGAGGTTCGTATCAATGAAGCAGAATTACAATCTACTAGGATCTCTTGCCGATGCCAACCAATGGTACTAACTCACATGCTGAGCtgtaataagaaaaaaaatggatctGTTTAAAGTGAAACATAAAGCCTCCAACTAGTCAGATCAATGAAAGAATTTAATTTACTATACAGCATCAAGGAATTATATACCCAGTTATGGACAATAGAATGTACCACAGGGATCCTACACGATTTTATGGCTGACCATGAGAATGGGAGACAGcatttattatttatacaaaATCATGATAACATCTCAGCCTTGACTTCAAAGGTCAAGAGTTATGATACTTGAATTTACAGATGCTAAAAGTCCACTCTTCCTGGAAAAACAGCCAAAGAATGGATATATTTGGCCAGAACAATGGTTATTTCTGGGACTTGAGACGATGTCCAATCATTCCTGTTATGTTGCTATGACAAGTCTTCAACACTGGCTGAAGAGAAATTTGAGCGAGATGACTTCTTGGATACTCTAACATTCTTGAGTGTCATTAAGAGTCTCTGTCTTTCTCCTTCTACCTCTGCAAACCGTAGGCTAAGTTCAGAATAACGGCCATGCATCTCTTTCAGCTCATCATCCACTGCTCTGTATCTTCCCTTCAGTTCTAACATGTCTTTGATCAGTTCGTTGATATCTCTAAAGCTTTGGAATACAGCTTCCTCATCACTGTGTTGCTTCAGGAATGAACTGAACcatccaaaacagaaaaatgCTGTCAGCTGCTTGAGATAATTTATACTTCCATTAGTGATATCAAGACAGAATCAGAAACTATAAAGTGTATTATTGGCAACAACATTGCCTATTTACAGAATGACAATGGCAAACAGGCAATGGATTGGGCCACTTAGAAGTTTTAGCTAGACAAACTCGATCTCAGAAGCATACAAGCTTGCTTCTTCATCCCACAATGAGGCCTTTTTGGAATGCCATGAATTAAGAATTTCGGGCTTGGACCTGAGAGTCTACATCAAGGTGATTCTCTAGTTCCCGGTTAGACCGTTGACTTTGTGAGGACCTGAGGTCCCCGCCTTCTTTGCTCGTCTTTAAGGAAAGATTTTAGCCATTGTTCCCTTCGAGGGTTTTTGAGATACTCTTTATACTCACGCACCATTAGCATCTCCGATCTGAGATAAGGGTTACTCCATTAGGTCTTTTTGGTAAGGAGCCCTCCATTAGGCCTTTTCGGTCCAAAGCCTGCCAGAGGGTTCACTAAGATTTCTACCGGAAGTTTATATGCATATCTTTTGGTACACAAGGACTACAATATGAGTGGCCAGAACAGTTGATCAATCATCATTCTTATTGCCCTGTCCGAACTAATTAATGTAACTCCAACACAGCATCCATAGACCTTCATAAGTGACAAATTATGATATATGATCAGCCAACTAGGATGCAAAAGGACTAGGAATTTCTTCGTTGGTAGAGCAGCCTTGCATATAATGCCTGTGAACATACGTACCATTCTAGAAGTTGAAACTTGTACAAAGATTGCAATTCATGTCGAACTTAAGTACTAAACTATATGACTAGAAGTTCTAACAATGCTTAATATAGAATTTTAACCTAGTTACCAAtgaaaagaagacaaaaaagaaaaatcattagCAAAGTTTACGGAAGGAgattattaaaactaaaaaaagaagaagcagaaaaaggaaaacacatAAACATGGATTTCGTGTGTCCACCATTAGCACTGTAGCTTTTGCTTGTTCAGAATTTATAACATCTTAAGTGATGAGTTACCTCTGGAAATGGACACTTGACTTTTTCTTTGCCTGCAATGCTTCTGCAAGCTCAATTTCCAACGCAAGTACCCTTTCTAATGCATTTCCACTCATAgaaaaattattaaagaagGGGAATAGGCTTCCTAGTTGTTCGTTTGCCTGTTAAAAGGCCAGGAagagaatgaataattaaaAGTTTGCATCGAGGGTCTAACGTCATGAGGTTGTAAAGGATGTTTATATAATACCTCGTGTAATTGCAACAGTTCTTTTTGTAAACCAGGAAAAGCAGGTTCACATTGATGGTCATCATGTGGAAGAGAGGAAGCCAAATTTTCATTCTTTATCCTTTCCAACTGCAAGAATATGACAGGTTTAAAACAGGTCACATCAGATATCCCTTTGAGGAAATTTACTGCAGTCAAGACCAACATGAGTTTCTAGCTGAtcaaaagttttaaaaaataataaaagagattaaaaCACTTCTCACTTTCCCTTCAGAGACCCTAAGTTACCTCTCTATGTAGGAGATCCATTCTAGACTTCAAGCTTTGGGCTTTAAAATGGTCACTCATAAGAGCTACATTATTTTCAAGAAGAGCTTCTTCACCCATAATTAATTGAATTGGGCTTCCCAGCACACTTTGCGATACAGTATTATCCTGCTAAGTGGTAAATCCAGAGAttagttttgacttttgagacCAAACCAAGCAACAAACTGGTAAAGATTATAGTGCTTGAACAGGCTTACACAAAACCAAATCACAAAACAGGAAACTAATCCCAGATTCAGAACTGCAACAAAAATAGGGCAGAGATACAAAAAGAAATCACAACACAGATTCTCATTACAGTAAAgcaaaataaagaatttaaaaGGTGATACAACCTCTAAATTAATTCAAAGTTATAGATAcaaggggattttttttttaaaaaaagacaaATAAGAGGGGGAAGGGATGACAGCTACCAAAGATGGCCACAACATATGCAGTGCCAACTAATAATTATCAAGTGTATTTCATTATTAAAAGGAAAGTTAGGGCCTATTGCAGCTATAACTacatacatatatttatttacttatcaTGTAgacaataagaaaaagaatttttttgtggATGATGGCCGGTACTATTCGATAGAGGGTGAACCATATCCTGTGCTGACTAATAATTATAAAATGCATTTCATTCCTTGGTGAAAATGGCTTCATCATGGTCAACCTCTCAATTTGAGTAGGCCACATGGGCAGAGAGAAACCGGCTGCTGCTCGTAGCACTGCTTCACCAATAAAAcaccagggggggggggggggacggcGATCCAGTGGAGAAAGTCAGCATAAATATTTTCAATAATTGCTTTTATTCTCAAGAAAATGTTGGATTGAACCAAGTGCTAGACCACCTCCCCTCATGCATCTCTTAGGGAGATGATGACTTCCATTAGCATGACAAGAGATAGAGAAGAACACCGAAATGCATAAAATCTCTAGAGTCCCAACCCAGATGGGCTTAGGAGATAATTGAATGAATTGTGCTGGATTATAAGTTCTAACCCACCAACTCCATAATATGTAGCACTGACATGAAACTTGGATTTGGACTCAGTTTCCAAAAGCCAAAATCACAATTAGGGAAAATTAATGCAGATTctcaaaaaaattcagaaataacCGGAATTTCAGCCAATatgcccaaaaaatataagaaactgATAACTAAGCCACACAGACACATACACATTTTTTAAAGCAAAAGTAATACAATATAGGGAACTACAAATCTaggaaatttttaaaatttaatactTAAATAAGTTTATTAACTAAGATATAATTTAATGAAATGAAATGCATCAACCATGTTTCAATGTTTGCAATGGCTGGCACAAGAACAAAGATTCCTGATCTTACTTAACATTATGGGCACCTATTACTTTGGAAACTGAcagttatttaatttcttagaGTTCGTGAAACCGTTCCTTTCAGTTTTGCAAGAACGATAGGGTACTAAGGATAAGATCAAGAAAATAAGTTAATCAAAAATCCCTACCAACTATTTTTCAGTGTGCTTATCCCTTGAACTTTTCATCATTTGGTAACTCTTTAAAAACTGCTGCTTAGACCCTAAAGACAGTCTCTAACAACAGCTCAAAGAAGCAACCGGGGGCATATGCAGAGTTGTGCAACAAGCTTCGGTCTCTTGGGATGCTTACAATCTAGTGATCAAGAAAAGTGAGTATTCGTCTAATGCCACATATCACTCATGCATTACTAAGTGCAAAAAGTTTCAAGAAAACTTGTACGCTGGATGCCTGGAATTAAATGTAAAGAACTGAAATTAAGAAAAAGTAATTACCTGTATTGATTGCAATGTCATCTGTGAACTTGACTGGCTACTTTCATTGCTAGAAAGTGAGTATTCGTCTTCTGCTTGTTTGCACCTTAGCAACCTATCTCTGTCCAACGAATTAAGGTATTGATCAACTTCCAACGATACTTCTCGTTGAACATCCATGACTTTCTCACTGGGCATGCACTCCCCAATGCCTGGTCTGGAATTTCCTTCCTCTCGAATACTTATATCCAGTGCACAACTTCTCAGCTGTTCTCTCATAGAACAAAGCTCAACTGCAATTCTAGACTTTTCCTCCTCACATTCCTGTAAAGAAGCTTCAAGCTTTTGTTTATCTTCTTTGCAACAGTCGAGGCTTATCAATGAACACTCCAGTTCAGCTTTCATTCCGTCACAAGCCTTGACCTTCTCTCTCTTGTCAGAAAGCACCGACTGCAACTCCGTATCTAATTCCAAGATCTTCAATGAcagttctttgtttttttttatgtgagaCGCTTCACTTTTCTTCCTATTCTCAACCTCATCAAGGGCATCTTGCAGTTTCAACAGCATCTCTTCACCATGCCTTTTGGAAATATATAGCTGGTTTCTCAGTTCTTGCAGCTTCGTCTCACACTGTTCTCTGATAAAAGCAATTCTCAGAGACTCCTGCATGGTGACCGACAGTGcttcagtttcttttttttcccgaGCCTGGATACACTCAGCATCAGCCTTGTCTTTAAGCTCTTTTAAATGGATAGAAAGATTTTTGAACTCTTCTGTCTTCAAAATTTGTTCGGAAAGCTTGTGAGTAAGCTCATTGTGCTGGTTCCGCAGCATCATCAGTTCATCATCATATTCCTTTGGCAATGAAATTCTAGCACATTGCTCATCTAATTTGGCTCTGAGAACAGTAACTGTGATTTCCAGTTCATCCCTGGAGGACCTCAGCTTATTAATCTCTTCTTCAAAAGTACCCAACATGTGTTTCAATTGTCCAACCTCAAGTTCATGCAAATGACTATTCTTGACATCATCACCAGCTTTCGCAATGGCAGCCTCAGTCTTAAACTTCTCACATTCGGCCTCAGTCTTAAACTTCTCAAGTTCGGCTGACCTTACTTTGTCTTTATTCAGAAGTACATTTCTCTCAGTAACCGAGGCTTCTAACTCAGACTTTAGTGAGTCAAGGGCTGTCAACAGTCTAGCATTTTCTTCAACATACTGTTCTTCAATAGCAGTATGCCTATTAAGTGTGGTCAATACATCAAGATGCTTCACACAGAGTTCGTCATGACGCCCATCTAAAGAATCAAGTTGCTGATTGAGCTCCTGCATCCTGGTC is drawn from Telopea speciosissima isolate NSW1024214 ecotype Mountain lineage chromosome 1, Tspe_v1, whole genome shotgun sequence and contains these coding sequences:
- the LOC122656967 gene encoding membrane-anchored ubiquitin-fold protein 3-like isoform X1, which gives rise to MAKEELIELKFRLFDGTDIGPNKYSPSTTVGTLKELILAQWPKDKHNGPRTASDLKLINAGKILENNRTLAQCRVPVREISGGVTTMHVVVRPPLSDKNGEKQLADSPENRCLCSIL
- the LOC122656967 gene encoding membrane-anchored ubiquitin-fold protein 3-like isoform X2 codes for the protein MAKEELIELKFRLFDGTDIGPNKYSPSTTVGTLKELILAQWPKDKHNGPRTASDLKLINAGKILENNRTLAQCRVPVREISGGVTTMHVVVRPPLSDKNEKQLADSPENRCLCSIL